A stretch of the Bacillus licheniformis DSM 13 = ATCC 14580 genome encodes the following:
- the tuf gene encoding elongation factor Tu — protein MAKEKFDRSKSHANIGTIGHVDHGKTTLTAAITTVLHKKSGKGTAMAYDQIDGAPEERERGITISTAHVEYETDNRHYAHVDCPGHADYVKNMITGAAQMDGAILVVSAADGPMPQTREHILLSRNVGVPYIVVFLNKCDMVDDEELLELVEMEVRDLLSEYEFPGDDVPVIKGSALKALEGDAQYEEKIFELMAAVDEYIPTPERETDKPFMMPVEDVFSITGRGTVATGRVERGQVKVGDEVEIIGLQEENKKTTVTGVEMFRKLLDYAEAGDNIGALLRGVSREEIQRGQVLAQPGTITPHKKFKAEVYVLSKEEGGRHTPFFSNYRPQFYFRTTDVTGIIQLPEGVEMVMPGDNIEMTVELISTIAIEDGTRFSIREGGRTVGSGVVSSIIE, from the coding sequence ATGGCTAAAGAAAAATTCGACCGTTCCAAATCACATGCCAACATTGGTACAATTGGACACGTTGACCATGGTAAAACTACATTAACAGCTGCTATCACTACTGTGCTTCATAAGAAATCTGGTAAAGGTACTGCTATGGCATACGACCAAATCGACGGTGCTCCAGAAGAGCGCGAGCGCGGTATCACAATTTCTACTGCACACGTTGAGTACGAAACTGACAACCGTCACTATGCACACGTTGACTGCCCAGGACACGCTGACTATGTTAAAAACATGATCACTGGTGCTGCGCAAATGGACGGTGCGATCCTTGTTGTTTCTGCTGCTGACGGCCCAATGCCACAAACTCGTGAGCACATCCTTCTTTCTCGTAACGTAGGTGTGCCTTACATCGTAGTATTCTTGAACAAATGCGACATGGTAGACGACGAAGAGCTTCTTGAGCTAGTTGAAATGGAAGTTCGCGATCTTCTTTCTGAGTATGAGTTCCCTGGTGACGATGTACCAGTTATCAAAGGTTCTGCTCTTAAAGCTCTTGAAGGAGATGCTCAGTACGAAGAAAAAATCTTTGAACTGATGGCTGCTGTTGACGAGTACATCCCAACTCCAGAGCGTGAAACTGACAAGCCATTCATGATGCCTGTTGAGGACGTATTCTCAATCACAGGTCGTGGAACAGTTGCTACTGGACGCGTAGAGCGCGGACAAGTTAAAGTCGGTGACGAAGTTGAAATCATCGGTCTTCAAGAAGAAAACAAGAAAACAACTGTTACAGGTGTTGAAATGTTCCGCAAGCTTCTTGACTATGCAGAAGCTGGAGACAACATCGGTGCACTTCTTCGCGGTGTATCTCGTGAAGAAATCCAACGCGGTCAAGTACTTGCTCAACCAGGTACAATCACTCCGCACAAAAAATTCAAAGCTGAAGTTTACGTTCTTTCTAAAGAAGAGGGTGGACGTCACACTCCATTCTTCTCTAACTACCGCCCTCAGTTCTACTTCCGTACAACTGACGTAACTGGTATCATTCAGCTTCCAGAAGGCGTAGAAATGGTTATGCCTGGAGACAACATCGAAATGACTGTTGAATTGATTTCAACAATCGCGATCGAAGACGGAACTCGCTTCTCTATCCGTGAAGGCGGACGTACAGTTGGTTCTGGCGTTGTTTCTTCAATCATCGAATAA
- the rpsJ gene encoding 30S ribosomal protein S10, with translation MAKQKIRIRLKAYDHRILDQSAEKIVETAKRSGASVSGPIPLPTEKSVYTILRAVHKYKDSREQFEMRTHKRLIDIVNPTPQTVDALMRLDLPSGVDIEIKL, from the coding sequence ATGGCAAAACAAAAAATTCGTATTCGTTTAAAAGCGTATGATCATAGAATCCTTGATCAATCTGCTGAGAAGATTGTTGAAACGGCTAAACGTTCCGGAGCCAGCGTTTCTGGTCCGATTCCGTTGCCAACTGAGAAATCAGTTTACACAATCCTTCGTGCGGTGCACAAATACAAAGATTCTCGTGAGCAATTCGAAATGCGTACACATAAACGTTTGATCGACATTGTGAACCCAACACCACAAACTGTTGATGCTCTAATGCGATTAGATTTACCATCTGGTGTCGATATCGAAATTAAACTTTAA
- the rplC gene encoding 50S ribosomal protein L3 — MTKGILGRKIGMTQVFAENGDLIPVTVIEAAPNVVLQKKTSENDGYEAIQIGFDDKREKLANKPEKGHVAKAETAPKRFVKELRGVDMDAYEVGQEVKVDIFSNGEIVDVTGTSKGKGFQGAIKRHGQSRGPMSHGSRYHRRPGSMGPVDPNRVFKGKLLPGRMGGEQITVQNLEIVKVDAERNLLLVKGNVPGAKKSLVTVKSAVKSK; from the coding sequence ATGACCAAAGGAATCTTAGGAAGAAAAATTGGTATGACGCAAGTTTTCGCAGAAAACGGTGATCTTATTCCGGTAACTGTTATCGAAGCTGCTCCTAACGTTGTGCTTCAGAAGAAAACTTCTGAAAACGACGGCTATGAAGCGATTCAGATCGGTTTTGACGACAAGCGTGAAAAGCTTGCCAACAAACCAGAAAAAGGACACGTTGCAAAAGCGGAAACTGCTCCTAAGCGCTTCGTTAAGGAATTACGCGGAGTGGATATGGATGCGTATGAAGTTGGTCAGGAAGTCAAAGTTGATATTTTCTCTAACGGAGAAATCGTAGATGTAACAGGAACATCGAAAGGTAAAGGTTTCCAAGGCGCTATCAAACGCCACGGACAATCTCGCGGACCAATGTCTCACGGTTCACGCTACCACCGCCGTCCTGGTTCAATGGGACCGGTAGACCCTAACCGTGTATTCAAAGGAAAGCTGTTGCCTGGACGTATGGGCGGAGAGCAAATCACTGTTCAAAACCTTGAAATCGTAAAAGTAGATGCAGAGCGCAACCTTCTTTTAGTTAAAGGTAACGTTCCTGGTGCCAAAAAATCACTAGTCACTGTTAAAAGTGCTGTTAAATCTAAATAA
- the rplD gene encoding 50S ribosomal protein L4, with protein MPKVALYNQNGSTAGDIELNDSVFGIEPNESVVFDAILMQRASLRQGTHKVKNRSEVRGGGRKPWRQKGTGRARQGSIRSPQWRGGGIVFGPTPRSYAYKLPKKVRRLAIKSALSSKVNDNNLIVLEDLNLDAVKTKEMAAILKGLSIEKKALIVTADANETVELSARNLPGVTVVEANGINVLDVVGHEKLVMTKAAVEKVEEVLA; from the coding sequence ATGCCAAAAGTAGCTTTATATAACCAAAACGGTTCTACTGCTGGTGATATCGAATTAAACGACTCTGTATTTGGAATCGAGCCAAATGAGAGCGTAGTATTCGACGCTATTCTTATGCAAAGAGCTTCCTTGCGTCAAGGAACTCATAAAGTAAAAAATCGTTCGGAAGTACGTGGCGGAGGTCGCAAACCTTGGCGTCAAAAAGGTACCGGCCGTGCTCGTCAAGGATCTATCCGTTCACCGCAATGGCGCGGAGGTGGTATCGTATTCGGTCCTACACCACGCAGCTATGCATATAAATTACCGAAAAAAGTTCGCCGCTTGGCTATCAAATCAGCATTGTCTTCTAAAGTGAATGACAACAACTTGATCGTTCTTGAAGATCTTAATCTTGATGCGGTTAAAACAAAAGAAATGGCAGCTATCCTTAAAGGTCTGTCTATCGAGAAGAAAGCTTTAATCGTAACTGCGGATGCAAACGAGACAGTTGAACTATCTGCTCGCAACCTTCCAGGAGTTACTGTTGTTGAAGCTAACGGAATCAACGTCCTCGATGTTGTCGGTCACGAGAAGCTTGTGATGACGAAAGCAGCGGTTGAAAAAGTAGAGGAGGTGCTTGCATAA
- the rplW gene encoding 50S ribosomal protein L23 has product MKDPRDVLKRPVITERSADLMTEKKYTFEVDVKANKTEVKDAVEQIFGVKVEKVNIMNYKGKFKRVGRYSGMTNKRRKAIVKLTEDSKEIEIFEA; this is encoded by the coding sequence ATGAAAGATCCTCGTGATGTTCTAAAGCGCCCCGTCATTACTGAACGTTCTGCTGATTTAATGACTGAAAAAAAATATACGTTTGAAGTTGACGTAAAAGCCAACAAAACAGAAGTGAAAGACGCTGTTGAACAAATCTTTGGAGTGAAAGTTGAAAAAGTCAACATCATGAACTACAAAGGGAAATTCAAACGTGTCGGCCGCTACTCTGGTATGACAAACAAACGCAGAAAAGCGATTGTTAAGCTTACTGAAGACAGCAAAGAAATCGAAATTTTTGAAGCTTAA
- the rplB gene encoding 50S ribosomal protein L2, with product MAIKKYKPTSNGRRGMTSSDFAEITTDQPEKSLLAPLHKKGGRNNQGKLTVRHQGGGHKRQYRIIDFKRDKDGIPGRVATVEYDPNRSANIALINYVDGEKRYILAPKGLQVGTEIMSGPEADIKVGNALPLINIPVGTVVHNIELKPGKGGQLVRSAGTSAQVLGKEGKYVLVRLNSGEVRMILSACRATIGQVGNEQHELINIGKAGRSRWKGVRPTVRGSVMNPNDHPHGGGEGRAPIGRKSPMSPWGKPTLGFKTRKKKNKSDKFIVRRRKNK from the coding sequence ATGGCGATTAAAAAGTACAAACCGACCTCTAACGGACGTCGCGGCATGACTTCTTCTGATTTCGCGGAAATCACTACAGATCAGCCGGAAAAATCCTTGCTTGCCCCGCTTCACAAAAAAGGCGGACGCAACAACCAAGGTAAATTAACTGTACGTCATCAAGGCGGCGGACATAAACGCCAATACCGTATTATCGACTTCAAGCGCGATAAAGATGGTATACCTGGACGCGTTGCTACAGTTGAGTACGATCCAAACCGTTCAGCTAACATTGCTCTAATTAACTATGTAGACGGAGAAAAACGCTACATCCTAGCTCCTAAGGGGCTTCAAGTAGGCACTGAAATCATGTCAGGTCCAGAAGCTGACATTAAAGTAGGTAACGCACTTCCACTGATCAACATCCCTGTTGGTACAGTTGTGCACAACATTGAATTAAAACCTGGAAAAGGCGGACAGCTTGTACGTTCAGCTGGTACATCTGCTCAAGTTCTTGGTAAAGAAGGTAAATACGTTCTTGTACGTCTTAACTCCGGTGAAGTTCGCATGATTCTTTCTGCTTGCCGCGCAACAATCGGTCAAGTGGGTAACGAACAGCATGAACTGATCAACATCGGTAAAGCCGGACGTTCTCGCTGGAAAGGCGTTCGCCCTACAGTTCGCGGTTCTGTTATGAACCCTAACGATCACCCGCACGGTGGTGGTGAAGGACGCGCTCCAATCGGACGTAAATCACCTATGTCTCCATGGGGTAAACCAACTCTTGGATTCAAAACTCGTAAGAAAAAGAACAAATCAGATAAATTCATCGTACGTCGTCGTAAAAATAAATAA
- the rpsS gene encoding 30S ribosomal protein S19, whose protein sequence is MARSLKKGPFVDDHLMTKIEKLNEADKKQVVKTWSRRSTIFPQFIGHTIAVYDGRKHVPVYISEDMVGHKLGEFAPTRTYKGHASDDKKTRR, encoded by the coding sequence ATGGCTCGCAGCTTAAAAAAAGGACCATTTGTCGATGATCATCTAATGACAAAAATCGAGAAATTAAATGAAGCGGATAAGAAACAAGTTGTGAAAACTTGGTCTCGCCGTTCTACTATTTTCCCGCAATTTATCGGTCACACAATCGCAGTCTATGATGGACGCAAACATGTGCCTGTTTACATCTCTGAAGATATGGTAGGTCACAAGTTGGGTGAATTCGCACCGACTCGCACTTACAAAGGTCATGCTAGTGATGACAAGAAAACAAGACGCTAA
- the rplV gene encoding 50S ribosomal protein L22 yields MQQAKAVARTVRIAPRKARLVMDLIRGKQVGEAVSILNHTPKAASPIIEKVLKSAIANAEHNYEMDANNLVVTQAYVNEGPTLKRFRPRAMGRASQINKRTSHITIVVSEKKEG; encoded by the coding sequence ATGCAACAAGCTAAAGCTGTCGCAAGAACAGTCCGTATTGCTCCTCGTAAGGCACGTCTAGTAATGGACCTGATTCGAGGCAAGCAAGTAGGTGAAGCAGTATCGATCTTAAACCATACGCCAAAAGCTGCTTCCCCGATTATTGAAAAAGTTTTAAAATCTGCTATCGCCAACGCTGAGCACAACTACGAAATGGATGCAAACAACCTGGTTGTTACTCAAGCTTACGTGAACGAAGGCCCTACGTTAAAAAGATTCCGTCCGCGCGCTATGGGACGTGCAAGCCAAATCAACAAACGTACGAGCCACATTACTATCGTTGTATCAGAAAAGAAGGAGGGATAA
- the rpsC gene encoding 30S ribosomal protein S3, protein MGQKVNPVGLRIGVIRDWESKWYAGKDYADFLHEDLKIREFINQRLSDASVSKVEIERAANRVNITIHTAKPGMVIGKGGSEVEALRKALNSLTGKRVHINILEIKRADLDAQLVADNIARQLENRISFRRAQKQQIQRTMRAGAQGIKTMVSGRLGGADIARSEYYSEGTVPLHTLRADIDYATSEADTTYGKLGVKVWIYRGEVLPTKKKTEEGGK, encoded by the coding sequence GTGGGTCAAAAGGTAAATCCAGTCGGTCTTCGTATTGGGGTTATACGTGATTGGGAATCTAAGTGGTACGCTGGCAAAGATTACGCTGACTTCCTTCACGAAGATCTGAAAATCCGTGAATTTATTAATCAACGCCTGTCTGACGCTTCAGTTTCTAAAGTAGAAATCGAGCGTGCGGCAAACCGTGTAAATATTACGATCCACACAGCTAAGCCTGGTATGGTTATCGGTAAAGGCGGTTCCGAAGTCGAAGCGCTTCGCAAAGCCCTTAACAGCCTTACTGGCAAGCGTGTACACATTAACATTCTTGAAATCAAAAGAGCTGATCTTGATGCTCAGCTAGTTGCTGATAACATTGCTCGTCAATTGGAAAACCGTATCTCTTTCCGTCGTGCGCAAAAGCAACAAATCCAACGCACAATGCGCGCTGGTGCACAAGGAATTAAAACAATGGTTTCCGGTCGTCTTGGCGGCGCTGACATCGCTCGTTCTGAATACTACAGTGAAGGAACTGTTCCATTGCACACACTTCGTGCAGACATCGACTATGCTACATCTGAAGCTGACACAACTTACGGTAAGCTTGGTGTAAAAGTCTGGATCTATCGTGGAGAGGTTCTTCCTACTAAGAAGAAAACTGAGGAAGGAGGAAAATAA
- the rplP gene encoding 50S ribosomal protein L16: protein MLMPKRVKYRREHRGKMRGRAKGGTEVHFGEYGIQAQESSWITNRQIEAARIAMTRYMKRGGKVWIKIFPSKPYTAKPLEVRMGSGKGAPEGWVAVVKPGKVLFEISGVSEEVAREALRLASHKLPIKTKFVKREEIGGESNES, encoded by the coding sequence ATGTTAATGCCAAAACGCGTTAAATATCGCAGAGAGCATCGCGGAAAAATGCGCGGCCGTGCGAAAGGCGGCACTGAAGTGCATTTCGGTGAATACGGTATCCAAGCTCAAGAATCTTCTTGGATCACAAACCGCCAAATCGAAGCAGCACGTATTGCGATGACTCGTTACATGAAACGTGGCGGTAAAGTTTGGATCAAAATTTTCCCTTCTAAGCCTTATACAGCTAAGCCTCTAGAGGTTCGGATGGGTTCCGGTAAAGGTGCTCCTGAAGGATGGGTAGCTGTTGTAAAACCGGGCAAAGTTTTATTTGAAATTTCTGGTGTGTCTGAGGAAGTCGCTCGCGAAGCTCTTCGTCTTGCATCTCACAAATTGCCAATTAAAACGAAGTTCGTAAAACGTGAAGAAATTGGTGGTGAATCAAATGAAAGCTAA
- the rpmC gene encoding 50S ribosomal protein L29, with the protein MKANEIRDLTTAEIEQKVKSLKEELFNLRFQLATGQLENTARIREVRKSIARMKTVIREREIAANK; encoded by the coding sequence ATGAAAGCTAATGAAATTCGTGACCTTACCACTGCTGAAATTGAACAAAAAGTAAAGTCTCTTAAAGAAGAACTTTTCAATCTTCGCTTTCAATTAGCGACAGGACAACTTGAAAACACTGCTCGCATTCGTGAAGTGCGCAAGTCAATCGCGCGCATGAAAACTGTGATTCGGGAAAGAGAAATTGCTGCCAACAAATAA
- the rpsQ gene encoding 30S ribosomal protein S17, producing MSERNQRKVYQGRVVSDKMDKTITVVVETYKKHSLYGKRVKYSKKFKAHDENNQAKIGDIVKIMETRPLSATKRFRLVEVVEEAVII from the coding sequence ATGAGCGAACGCAATCAGCGCAAAGTCTACCAAGGACGTGTTGTTTCTGACAAAATGGATAAAACCATTACTGTTGTTGTAGAAACATACAAAAAGCATTCACTCTACGGTAAACGCGTAAAGTACTCTAAAAAATTCAAAGCACATGATGAAAATAACCAAGCTAAAATCGGAGACATCGTAAAGATCATGGAAACTCGTCCATTATCTGCGACTAAACGTTTTCGTCTAGTTGAAGTTGTCGAAGAAGCTGTTATTATCTAA
- the rplN gene encoding 50S ribosomal protein L14, translating to MIQQETRLKVADNSGAREVLTIKVLGGSGRKTANIGDVIVCTVKQATPGGVVKKGDVVRAVVVRSKSGARRNDGSYIKFDENACVIIRDDKSPRGTRIFGPVARELRDNNFMKIVSLAPEVL from the coding sequence ATGATTCAACAAGAGACTCGTTTAAAAGTAGCTGATAACTCTGGTGCCCGTGAAGTGTTAACAATCAAGGTGCTTGGTGGTTCTGGACGCAAAACAGCTAACATTGGTGATGTCATTGTTTGCACGGTTAAACAAGCAACACCAGGAGGCGTTGTCAAAAAAGGTGATGTCGTGAGAGCTGTAGTCGTACGTTCTAAGAGCGGTGCACGCAGAAATGACGGATCTTACATCAAATTCGATGAGAATGCATGTGTTATCATCCGTGACGACAAAAGCCCGCGCGGAACTCGTATCTTCGGACCTGTAGCACGTGAACTTCGTGATAACAACTTCATGAAAATTGTTTCTCTAGCTCCAGAAGTACTTTAA
- the rplX gene encoding 50S ribosomal protein L24 produces the protein MHVKKGDKVMVISGKDKGKQGVILAAFPKKDRVIVEGVNMVKKHSKPTQANPQGGILNQEAPIHVSNVMPLDPKTGEVTRVGYKVENGKKVRIAKKSGQVLDN, from the coding sequence ATGCATGTTAAAAAAGGCGATAAAGTAATGGTTATCTCTGGTAAAGACAAAGGGAAGCAAGGTGTAATTCTTGCAGCTTTCCCTAAAAAAGACCGCGTAATCGTTGAGGGTGTCAACATGGTGAAGAAGCACTCAAAGCCGACTCAAGCAAACCCTCAAGGCGGAATTTTAAATCAAGAGGCGCCAATTCATGTGTCAAACGTAATGCCGCTCGATCCTAAAACAGGTGAAGTGACTCGCGTAGGATACAAAGTAGAAAATGGCAAAAAAGTTCGTATTGCAAAAAAATCTGGGCAAGTTCTAGATAACTAG
- the rplE gene encoding 50S ribosomal protein L5: MNRLKEKYNKEITPALMKKFEYKSVMQVPKIEKIVINMGVGDAVQNAKAIDSAVEELTFIAGQKPVVTRAKKSIAGFRLREGMPIGAKVTLRGERMYDFLDKLISVSLPRVRDFRGISKKSFDGRGNYTLGIKEQLIFPEIDYDKVTKVRGMDIVIVTTANTDEEARELLTQLGMPFQK; encoded by the coding sequence ATGAACCGCCTTAAAGAAAAGTACAATAAAGAAATTACACCTGCATTAATGAAAAAGTTCGAATACAAATCTGTGATGCAAGTGCCTAAAATCGAAAAAATCGTAATCAACATGGGTGTTGGTGACGCTGTTCAAAACGCTAAAGCTATCGATAGCGCTGTTGAAGAACTAACGTTTATCGCTGGTCAGAAACCTGTCGTTACTCGTGCGAAGAAATCTATTGCTGGATTCCGTCTTCGTGAAGGAATGCCAATCGGTGCGAAAGTAACTCTTCGCGGAGAGCGCATGTACGATTTCCTTGATAAACTAATTTCTGTTTCTTTACCGCGTGTACGTGACTTCCGCGGAATTTCAAAAAAATCTTTTGACGGTCGCGGAAACTACACACTAGGAATCAAAGAACAGCTGATCTTCCCTGAAATTGACTATGATAAGGTAACTAAAGTTCGCGGTATGGATATCGTTATTGTAACGACTGCCAACACTGATGAAGAAGCTCGTGAACTGTTAACTCAATTAGGTATGCCATTCCAGAAATAA
- the rpsN gene encoding 30S ribosomal protein S14, whose amino-acid sequence MAKKSMIAKQKRTPKFKVQEYTRCERCGRPHSVIRKFKLCRICFRELAYKGQIPGVKKASW is encoded by the coding sequence GTGGCTAAAAAGTCAATGATTGCGAAACAAAAACGCACACCGAAGTTTAAAGTACAAGAGTACACTCGCTGCGAACGCTGCGGCCGTCCGCACTCTGTTATTCGTAAATTTAAACTTTGCCGTATTTGTTTCCGTGAACTTGCATATAAAGGACAAATTCCTGGCGTTAAAAAAGCCAGCTGGTAA
- the rpsH gene encoding 30S ribosomal protein S8 produces MVMTDPIADMLTRIRNANMVRHEKLEIPASKLKREIAEILKREGFIRDVEFIEDNKQGIIRVFLKYGQNNERVITGLKRISKPGLRVYAKSNEVPRVLNGLGIAILSTSQGVLTDKEARAKQAGGEVLAYVW; encoded by the coding sequence ATGGTTATGACAGATCCGATTGCAGATATGCTGACTCGTATTCGTAATGCAAACATGGTACGTCATGAGAAGCTCGAAATTCCTGCTTCTAAGTTGAAAAGAGAGATCGCTGAAATCTTGAAAAGAGAAGGTTTCATCCGTGACGTAGAATTCATTGAAGATAACAAACAAGGCATCATCCGTGTTTTCTTGAAATACGGACAAAACAACGAGCGTGTCATCACTGGCCTTAAAAGAATCAGCAAACCAGGTCTGCGCGTTTACGCTAAGTCAAACGAAGTGCCTCGCGTGCTTAACGGACTTGGAATCGCAATTCTTTCTACATCACAAGGTGTGTTAACGGATAAAGAAGCCCGCGCTAAACAGGCTGGCGGAGAAGTATTAGCATACGTTTGGTAA